From Solibaculum mannosilyticum:
TAGGGCTTCCCGGTATTATCTGCGCCGTCATCGCAATGGCCAAAGGCAACCGAAGCGGTATGGCCATTGCGGGCTTGATCCTCTCGATTGTGGGATTCCTCTGCTTTGTGACAATGATTGCAGTGGTTGCAGCCAATCCGGATATTTTTGATGAGGGCTGGTACTATTATTATACGTACCGTTTCTAGTTTGCGGCGTTATGAAAAGGAAGAATCCCCTGCCTTTTTGGACAGGGGATTTTTTATGAGGAAAATAGATCAGCAATATTTTCAGGATGTTCAAACGACAGGATTGTGCTATAATAGTTGCCGCTAGGGATAATTCGAAGGGGGTGGAAATCAGTGGGAAGAGACCAGAGAACAACTTCCTCCTCCAGTGGGTTATGGAACCGTCTTTGGACGACGCGACGGGGGAATTGGACCGTAAGTGTGGTATTGGCTCTTTCGGCAGTGCTGATTTTACTCCTGTTTCACACGCGAGTAATTTCCATAACCGGCATCTTGCCTCCATGCCTTTTCCGGGTGGTCACAGGATTCCGCTGTATGGGATGCGGGGGAACCCGATCCATTCAGTGTTTTCTGCGGGGGGATTGGGGAGAAAGTTTCTATTATAATCCCCTGTTTTTTCTTGCGGCGTTGACGGCCGTGATCCTCTATATGATTTTTACCATCAATGCATTGCGGCCGCATTATCACCCATTGCATATCCGTATAAAAAGGTATCAGATTATACTGCTGGCGGTGTTTGCAGTGGTGTTTTTAGTGGTGCGCAACACGCCTTGGTACCAAGCGATTCTTTACTGATTGTCAAGGGAGTAGGAGAAAAAATGGATTTGCCTAAAATTCCAAAACAGTTGCAGCCTATGACGATGGATGAGGCGGTAGATGAATTTACAGCGCAAGGGGAAAGCCCGAAAGCAAGGATTTTTGAAGGGGAAACCTGGTGTGAGGAGGGGCCCTCTTTCCTGGAATGGGACGGTTGCTGTTTTACAGGATGCCGTTTGGCGGGCAGCAGAGTGCGGCAGGGACGTTTTTTTGATGTGGTATTTGAAAACTGCGATCTATCCAACGTGGATTGGAGAGAGGTGGATCTGCTCCGGGTCCGGTTCCAGAACTGCAAGATGGTAGGAGGGAATCTGGCGGAACTTACAGCCCATCATGTAGAATTTATCCAGTGTAATCTCCAGTACGCAAATTTAAACGATGGGGCTTTTCAGGAGGTATTGTTTGCAGAGAGCAATTTAAAACAGACAGGGTTTTGCAGTTGTCGTTTGAAGAAAGTAAGACTAACCGATTGTTCTTTAACCGAGAGCGAATTGCTGGGGACGAGTTTAGAGGGAATAGACTTACGCAGCTGCGATATTCAGGGGATCCGATTGGCTGGTCCGGAATTAAAGGGGGCCATAGTGGATATGTTCCAGGCTGCAGACCTGGCCCGGTTTCTGGGACTTACGGTATTATAAGGGGACACAGTTATAAAACTGATTGACATTTTTGACCTGTCTGTAGTATAATATAAAGTACACGACACTGTAAAAACAAAGGGAAAATCGGGATGTGGCTCAGCTTGGTAGAGCGCCTGCTTTGGGAGCAGGATGCCGCAGGTTCGAATCCTGTCATCCCGACCAGCGGCAACTTGCCGCGTCCAAGTCGCGCACCTCACTTTGTGGGGTGCGTTTTGTTTTGTCCCTGGTTTGCAGAGGGGATCTTTTTTCGTTGAAGGAACTCAGTGTGAGAAAATCCGAACTCCATCGCCCCAATGGGTGAAGAGTTTGGATTTTTTTTGATTTCCCTGTAGTTAAGTTCTCCTCCTTTCTATCTCGGAGACATCCTTTGCAGGATGCCGGGATAGATGGATGAGTACAATTTGGACTCGGATACAACGCTCGACATCCTGTGACCAAATTGATATAATAGCGGTAATTTAGACAGAAGGTGAGACTATGTGCAAAGATTCCCGTTGTTACTGCGCCGCAGTCCAAGACCTCTTGGCAATGAAGAGCTACGAAATTGCCGGACATCTGAAAGAGATCACCAAGGGCCATACGTCGGAGTCAGAATACCAGTCCTGGTGCCGTTCTCTGCCCATCCTTCTTGGCGTTTTGCACCGGGCCGGCATGGACCGTTTG
This genomic window contains:
- a CDS encoding DUF2752 domain-containing protein, translated to MGRDQRTTSSSSGLWNRLWTTRRGNWTVSVVLALSAVLILLLFHTRVISITGILPPCLFRVVTGFRCMGCGGTRSIQCFLRGDWGESFYYNPLFFLAALTAVILYMIFTINALRPHYHPLHIRIKRYQIILLAVFAVVFLVVRNTPWYQAILY
- a CDS encoding pentapeptide repeat-containing protein, with the protein product MDLPKIPKQLQPMTMDEAVDEFTAQGESPKARIFEGETWCEEGPSFLEWDGCCFTGCRLAGSRVRQGRFFDVVFENCDLSNVDWREVDLLRVRFQNCKMVGGNLAELTAHHVEFIQCNLQYANLNDGAFQEVLFAESNLKQTGFCSCRLKKVRLTDCSLTESELLGTSLEGIDLRSCDIQGIRLAGPELKGAIVDMFQAADLARFLGLTVL